In Leptospira harrisiae, a genomic segment contains:
- the fliS gene encoding flagellar export chaperone FliS, whose protein sequence is MSLARKTGASAYNEYKANEISTVSQIKLIVMLFDGAIRFLGVAKDNMTPRKYDVVNNNIIKTQDIITELLLSLNMEEGKEVANNLLSLYVYLKKRLLEANMRKDKAIIEECIKILIELKISWEELEKKDTPNPSSTPGTRPTGISITG, encoded by the coding sequence ATGTCGCTTGCGAGAAAAACCGGTGCCTCTGCTTACAATGAATACAAAGCCAATGAGATATCTACCGTTAGCCAAATCAAACTGATTGTGATGCTCTTTGACGGAGCCATCCGATTTTTAGGTGTGGCAAAAGACAATATGACTCCCCGAAAGTATGATGTTGTGAATAACAATATCATCAAAACTCAAGACATCATTACGGAACTTCTCCTCTCTCTCAATATGGAAGAAGGGAAGGAAGTTGCAAACAATCTATTGTCCTTATATGTTTATCTGAAAAAAAGATTACTAGAAGCCAATATGCGTAAGGACAAGGCCATCATCGAAGAATGCATTAAAATCCTTATCGAGTTAAAAATATCCTGGGAAGAACTAGAGAAAAAAGACACCCCGAATCCTAGTTCGACGCCTGGAACGCGTCCGACTGGAATCTCTATCACAGGTTAA
- the fsa gene encoding fructose-6-phosphate aldolase, translating to MNLFLDTANIDEIKKVHELGLLDGITTNPSIIAKSGRKFTEVIKEICSFVKGPVSAEVLATDAPTMIKEGLELSKIAENVVVKVPLIPEGIKAVKAFSDQGIQTNVTLCFTANQALLAAKAGASFISPFVGRLDDIGYDGLELISEIRDIYDNYGIETQILAASVRHPIHFKEVALRGADCVTLPYSVFEMLFKHPLTDSGLAKFVEDSKKLNW from the coding sequence ATGAATTTATTTTTAGACACAGCCAACATAGACGAAATCAAAAAAGTCCATGAACTTGGTCTCCTAGACGGAATCACCACCAACCCATCCATCATCGCAAAATCAGGCCGTAAGTTCACGGAAGTCATCAAAGAAATTTGTAGTTTTGTAAAAGGACCTGTGAGTGCAGAAGTTCTTGCAACCGACGCTCCCACGATGATCAAAGAAGGTTTAGAACTTTCTAAAATAGCTGAAAACGTTGTCGTAAAAGTTCCTCTGATTCCAGAAGGAATCAAAGCTGTAAAAGCTTTTTCCGATCAAGGAATCCAAACCAACGTAACACTTTGTTTTACTGCCAATCAAGCTCTACTTGCTGCCAAAGCAGGTGCTAGTTTTATCTCTCCTTTTGTAGGACGATTGGATGATATTGGATATGATGGATTGGAGCTGATTTCGGAGATCCGAGACATTTATGATAACTACGGTATCGAAACACAAATCCTTGCGGCTTCAGTACGCCATCCCATCCACTTCAAAGAAGTGGCTCTTCGTGGGGCAGATTGTGTTACCCTACCTTATTCCGTATTTGAAATGCTTTTCAAACACCCACTCACTGACAGTGGACTTGCAAAGTTTGTGGAAGACTCTAAAAAATTAAACTGGTAG
- a CDS encoding flagellar protein FlgN, with translation MISARHSTKQLLQKKIQYLDSLISNLKREEELLSYRDADSAVKIEFKNEIIVRKLEAVDREIWEKGDKEIHSEEEIAISETVFQKLDEARSLQQKVQELLVFEMNESKKEYWEFSIKRRLKSHLIQSSGLSWTKNYC, from the coding sequence ATGATTTCCGCAAGACACTCCACAAAACAACTTCTGCAAAAAAAGATCCAATACTTGGATTCACTAATCTCCAACTTAAAACGAGAAGAAGAACTACTTTCCTATCGAGATGCTGATTCTGCAGTGAAGATTGAATTCAAAAATGAAATCATTGTTCGAAAGTTGGAAGCCGTAGATCGGGAAATTTGGGAAAAAGGGGATAAGGAAATTCATTCCGAAGAAGAAATCGCCATTTCTGAAACTGTATTCCAAAAGTTGGACGAAGCGAGAAGTCTTCAACAGAAAGTACAAGAATTACTTGTATTTGAAATGAATGAGAGTAAAAAAGAATATTGGGAATTCAGTATCAAACGTCGATTGAAATCACATTTGATCCAGTCCTCTGGCCTCTCATGGACAAAAAATTACTGTTAA
- the purH gene encoding bifunctional phosphoribosylaminoimidazolecarboxamide formyltransferase/IMP cyclohydrolase: MIEIKRALVSVSDKAGITEICSFLAKNGVEILSTGGTYDALSKAGIPVKKVDEFTGFPEILHGRVKTLHPKIHGGLLGDTTNPDHVKQMETNGIVPITLVIVNLYPFVKTVMKPDVTLEDAIENIDIGGPSMLRSAAKNHKNVVVLTDPKDYESFQSEFTANKGKVSRETAFQYAAKVFSETASYDSAISTFFNKKLDIKYPDKITFAFNKKQKLRYGENPHQDAAFYEPLFIKSQFEALQGKELSFNNMLDFDAAFHVASLLPKNAVSIVKHLNPCGIAFGENVLESFELARKTDPISAFGGIIGIHGRVEKDAAEEITKNFVEGVIAESFSEEALEIFGKKPNIRLIPIAKFDEALDELDLRSLHHGLLIQNRDYDLITKDKLKIVSKKQPTADDLEGLMFAWNCVKFIKSNAIVYTDQNSTLGIGAGQMSRVDSVELGAMKAQKVGLSVVGSYVGSDAFFPFRDGIDAIAKVGAKAIIQPGGSIRDEEVIQAADEHGLIMVFTGMRHFRH, translated from the coding sequence ATGATCGAAATCAAACGAGCACTCGTATCCGTATCCGATAAAGCCGGAATTACAGAGATCTGTTCCTTCCTTGCCAAAAACGGAGTGGAAATTCTTTCCACAGGCGGAACCTATGATGCCCTCTCCAAAGCAGGAATTCCTGTGAAAAAGGTAGATGAGTTTACTGGTTTTCCAGAAATCCTTCATGGCCGTGTGAAAACCCTGCACCCAAAAATCCACGGGGGTCTTCTTGGTGACACAACAAACCCTGACCATGTAAAACAAATGGAAACGAATGGAATTGTTCCTATCACACTTGTGATTGTGAACCTTTATCCATTTGTAAAAACAGTCATGAAACCAGATGTAACCCTAGAAGATGCCATCGAAAACATCGATATTGGTGGACCGTCTATGCTCCGTTCGGCGGCAAAAAACCATAAAAACGTTGTTGTTCTTACGGATCCAAAAGACTACGAATCTTTCCAATCAGAGTTTACGGCAAACAAAGGAAAAGTTTCCAGAGAAACTGCATTTCAATACGCAGCCAAAGTTTTTTCTGAAACTGCTTCTTATGACTCAGCTATTTCCACTTTCTTTAATAAGAAGTTAGATATCAAATATCCTGATAAAATCACTTTTGCCTTTAATAAAAAACAAAAACTTAGGTATGGAGAAAATCCACACCAAGATGCAGCATTTTACGAACCACTATTTATCAAATCACAGTTTGAAGCCTTACAAGGAAAAGAACTCTCTTTCAATAATATGTTGGATTTTGATGCCGCATTTCACGTAGCAAGCCTACTTCCTAAAAATGCAGTTTCCATAGTCAAACACTTAAACCCATGTGGAATTGCTTTTGGAGAAAATGTCCTCGAATCCTTTGAACTTGCCAGAAAAACAGATCCTATTTCTGCTTTTGGTGGAATCATTGGAATTCATGGTCGTGTGGAAAAAGATGCCGCAGAAGAAATCACAAAAAACTTTGTAGAAGGTGTAATTGCCGAAAGTTTTTCAGAGGAGGCTTTGGAGATTTTCGGGAAAAAACCTAATATTCGTTTGATTCCGATTGCCAAATTTGACGAAGCTTTGGATGAACTAGATTTACGTTCTCTCCATCATGGACTTCTCATTCAAAATCGTGACTATGATCTAATTACAAAAGACAAACTCAAAATTGTTTCAAAAAAACAACCAACCGCAGATGACTTGGAAGGATTGATGTTTGCTTGGAACTGTGTGAAGTTTATCAAATCCAATGCCATTGTGTATACAGACCAAAACTCAACTCTTGGAATTGGAGCGGGACAAATGTCTCGAGTGGATTCGGTGGAACTTGGTGCCATGAAAGCACAAAAAGTGGGACTCTCTGTTGTAGGATCTTACGTGGGGAGTGATGCATTTTTTCCATTTCGTGATGGAATTGATGCCATTGCCAAAGTGGGTGCAAAAGCCATCATCCAACCAGGCGGATCCATCCGTGATGAAGAAGTCATCCAAGCCGCAGACGAACATGGTTTGATTATGGTGTTCACTGGAATGAGGCATTTCCGTCACTAA
- the purN gene encoding phosphoribosylglycinamide formyltransferase, with amino-acid sequence MGKIKRLVFLASGRGSNFTASVEYIRKKKLKVDLVALVTDNPEAKALGIAKSFGIPTKVIPYATYSQKTEYHKDLLTEVESFDPDLIVACGYMRILKPEFVRMFKNKIINVHPSLLPSFPGLDSQKQALDYGVKVAGCTVHFVEEGVDTGPIILQKAIAIAPEWTEKELSLAILAEEHKILPLAIQLFCEDKLKIKERKVEILK; translated from the coding sequence ATGGGAAAAATAAAACGTCTCGTTTTTTTGGCCTCGGGCAGAGGGTCCAATTTTACCGCTTCCGTCGAGTACATTCGTAAAAAAAAGCTAAAGGTCGACTTGGTTGCCCTTGTGACCGACAACCCAGAGGCGAAAGCCTTAGGCATTGCCAAATCCTTTGGAATCCCGACAAAGGTCATTCCTTACGCCACCTATTCCCAAAAGACAGAATACCATAAGGATCTACTTACGGAAGTGGAGAGTTTTGACCCAGACCTGATTGTGGCTTGCGGCTATATGAGGATCTTAAAACCAGAATTTGTCCGAATGTTTAAAAACAAAATCATCAATGTCCACCCGAGCCTCCTCCCTTCCTTCCCGGGCCTCGATTCCCAAAAACAAGCCCTGGACTATGGGGTAAAAGTTGCAGGGTGTACGGTTCATTTTGTGGAGGAAGGTGTGGACACGGGTCCCATCATCTTACAAAAAGCGATTGCCATTGCCCCCGAATGGACTGAAAAAGAACTATCCCTTGCAATCCTTGCGGAAGAACACAAGATCCTTCCGCTCGCTATACAACTGTTTTGTGAAGATAAATTAAAAATCAAAGAACGAAAGGTAGAAATCCTAAAATGA
- a CDS encoding J domain-containing protein: MDKKLLLNDSLHFLGLNPGFTEFELKESYHKLAKKYHPDSGEFTSDVMFLELNKHYESLKDFLLIHSEEEFIGTEVREDLGSFDKNNLYTKPSKDPVFHEYKLAKEKETEAILHYYEKRNLHPIELSESLNKELVQLRKDLEPVLSVYAEILKKHPTSLWASDAKDSFERLRVWWS; encoded by the coding sequence ATGGACAAAAAATTACTGTTAAATGATTCTCTCCATTTTTTAGGCCTTAATCCAGGGTTTACAGAATTTGAACTCAAAGAGTCCTATCATAAATTAGCGAAAAAATACCATCCCGATTCTGGTGAGTTCACGAGTGATGTGATGTTTTTGGAACTAAACAAACACTACGAATCATTAAAAGATTTCCTTCTGATCCATTCGGAAGAGGAATTTATTGGAACAGAGGTTCGGGAAGATCTTGGTTCTTTTGATAAAAATAATCTATATACAAAACCATCCAAAGACCCTGTATTTCACGAATACAAACTGGCCAAAGAAAAAGAAACAGAGGCCATATTGCATTATTATGAAAAACGAAACCTACATCCCATTGAACTCTCGGAAAGTTTAAATAAGGAACTTGTACAATTGCGAAAGGACTTAGAACCAGTTCTATCTGTATACGCAGAGATTTTAAAAAAACATCCCACAAGCCTTTGGGCCAGTGATGCCAAAGATTCCTTTGAACGACTTCGTGTTTGGTGGAGTTAA
- a CDS encoding HPP family protein, whose protein sequence is MDRPRRSLRFAIWSLISSTVSIWSILAITNLSGHSLLIGSFGATAVLLFAVPDAPLSQPRNLIGGHLISATIAVILVATLGTNFFTIGISVGLSIFVMYMTHTLHPPGGATAMIGVLGGVGVDFILFPVFIGVMILLVNALLVNNLVHHRKYPVVWF, encoded by the coding sequence ATGGATCGCCCTAGACGGTCCCTTCGATTTGCAATTTGGAGTTTGATAAGTAGTACTGTATCTATTTGGTCTATCCTTGCCATTACCAACTTGTCTGGGCATTCCCTTCTGATTGGTTCGTTTGGAGCTACAGCTGTTTTACTTTTTGCTGTCCCTGATGCTCCACTTTCCCAACCCCGAAATTTGATTGGTGGGCATTTGATCTCTGCTACCATTGCTGTGATCCTTGTGGCCACACTGGGAACCAATTTTTTCACCATTGGAATTTCTGTGGGACTTTCGATTTTTGTGATGTATATGACTCACACCTTACACCCACCAGGTGGCGCGACAGCTATGATTGGAGTTCTTGGAGGGGTGGGAGTGGATTTTATTTTGTTCCCCGTTTTTATTGGGGTGATGATTCTACTTGTAAATGCATTACTCGTGAATAATTTGGTCCACCACCGAAAATATCCGGTGGTGTGGTTTTAG